Part of the Ziziphus jujuba cultivar Dongzao chromosome 8, ASM3175591v1 genome is shown below.
tatatatatatatatatatatatatatctatatatctatattttatatttttctcttttataattCCCAAAATTCTTGGGTTCCACACCCTCTCACAAAGTACCATTCCATCTACATCTTCTTGTCTTCTACTTGGTATGAAACTCTTTTATAAACTATGAAAATTAgaccatttttcttttccatggAGTTTTAGTACATTTTCTGAGTCTCTGACATCAAAAACCCAGATCTTAATTATACGTTTTTCTTCAAACCCAAGAATGTGTTTTTGGTAGTAGTCCTTctgataataacaaaattttcccATTGGTCTTTACACAAGaatctagaaaagaaaatttctgACAGAATGGAAATAACCCACAAGCTCAAAGTGATTCTTTTACTAACTCCAATCACATTGTTGACTTTTTTCGTAATTTTCATCTACTTCTACCGCAAAAGGAGGTTGGAAAATCATCAGCAGCAGAAGGATATAGAAAAAACAGAGGATGGTAAACCTGAAGATGAGATTCAAGGAGAGGATTTGATAACTTTTCAGGGTGGTGAAGAGCTCACAATTTTTGACATACTAGATGCTCCAGGAGAAGTGATTGGAAAATCCAGCTATGGCACGCTTTACAAGGCTTTTCTGCAGCAGAGCAATTCAGTGAGATTGCTGAGGTTTCTGAGGCCTGTATGTGCTACCAAAGCTGATGAATTTGAGGAAGCGATTCGGTTTCTGGGTTGTGTTAGACATCCCAATTTAGTTCCTCTTCTTGGTTTTTATTCTGGGCCAAGAGGTGAGAAGCTTCTTATTCATCCGTTTTATAGGCATGGCAATTTGGCTCAATTCATCAGAGGTAATTGTTTTTATCTCTTCATTCATCTGGTTCGTTTTTTTATGTTTGGTTTCCAAGAAAATGCAGAATAGTGTAATATGTTTGGTCTACTATGTCTTCTTATGTGTAGATGATCTTTGTCTCTGTTTTATTAGACTGAAAAATGAATCTTTGATATAATTTCCTGAAAAATATGGCAACTATAGAAAGCATTTTTTTGACAGTGCTGATCTTGATTTTTTAAGCTTTTGAGCTTGCTTGCTGTATAAGCGGGCAGGCTGATTGACTTTGGAGTTTAACCGAAATGAGAGCTCAGAAATTTCACTTTTTGTTCATGGGTCATATGATTTTTTCACAGAAAATTTACaggtttcattaatttttttttttttttttttttacagatttttatagtattttcttctgtgaaatgatattttattcattttgctTTATGTTCtgtttaatttttcttgttatggttattttctcttttccatATTTTGATAAGGGAAGATAGCGTGATTCTGATAACTTCTTACTTAATAAGGATGGTTCTTGTTTGTCTGCATTTATTTGATCTATTTCTTCCcaattgtttttttgggtaaatcttTTTCTATCCAAATTATGAAACCGAAATcgtggactttttttttttttttttttttccctgcttGATTACCACTGTGTCGGTACCAACCAATGTCACTTTCTTCTTCAATATTCTCTTCAAGATTGATTATTACTTGTGTTCACATTGTAATTATTTCAATcgtattaaaaaatttgaactttttccCACCATTTTAGCCGAATTTACAGCTGTTTCTAACTAATTTATAGCTGTTTCTAAGTTCAACTCTGTTTTCCAATGGCAGATTCCAATGGTCAATCTCACAAATGGGAGACAATTTACAAGGTCTCAGTTGGTATAGCCAAAGGGTTGGATCATCTTCATTCTGGTTTACAAAAACCGATGATTCATGGCAATCTCAGTTCCAAAAACATACTCTTGGACCGCCCTGGCCAACCTTATATCTCGGATTTCGGTCTCCACCTTCTCTTAAACCCAACTGTTGGACAAGAAATGCTTGAAGCTTTAGCATCACAGGGTTACAAAGCACCTGAGCTGATCAAAATGAAAGATGGTTGTGAACAGACTGATATTTACAGCCTTGGGGTAATCTTGCTTGAATTGCTTACAGGTAAAGAACCCATAAATGAGAACCCAACAGCACCCCATGAGGATTTCTATTTGCCAAATTTCATGAGGAATGCAGTTCTTGGGCGAAGAATTTCAGATTTGTTCCATCCGAGTATACTTATCAGCAGCAGCGATGGTGAAAGCCCTGTTACTAAAGAAAGAATTCTCAAAGTGTTTCAGCTTGCTATGGCTTGTTGTTCACCATCTCCATCACTCAGACCAAACAGCAAACAGATCTTAAGGAAGCTTGAAGAGATTGGAAAATGAGATTGGAATTCTGGGATTTTTGCTCTttggaaatggaaaatttttctatattaatatGGTCATGGAAAACAGTGAGAATGAAATGGACATGCATAGgggaaaaaaagtataaaatggaATATGCTCATTTTGGAGCAAAAAGAAGTCGAAAACTTTGGGCTATTACACGCACAAGATTTGTAAGGAAAATGGTGATGTTGATGTTTTGAGGAGTAAGGTCTACAGAGATGGATATTGGAAACAAAATATATTCCATACCAGCAATCCAAGAAAAAGGCCATAAAATGGGTAACTTTTTTGTCGGATTTATTTGTTTGCTTTATTGCCAAAGCATCAGCAGCGTGGACGGGGAAACTTCGATCTGGTCCCAGATTTTGGAATCCTGAGTAATAACACCATGCTTTTTGGTTGGAACAGTTTTGGGTAGAAGAAACCTTAAGCA
Proteins encoded:
- the LOC107404415 gene encoding putative kinase-like protein TMKL1, which codes for MEITHKLKVILLLTPITLLTFFVIFIYFYRKRRLENHQQQKDIEKTEDGKPEDEIQGEDLITFQGGEELTIFDILDAPGEVIGKSSYGTLYKAFLQQSNSVRLLRFLRPVCATKADEFEEAIRFLGCVRHPNLVPLLGFYSGPRGEKLLIHPFYRHGNLAQFIRDSNGQSHKWETIYKVSVGIAKGLDHLHSGLQKPMIHGNLSSKNILLDRPGQPYISDFGLHLLLNPTVGQEMLEALASQGYKAPELIKMKDGCEQTDIYSLGVILLELLTGKEPINENPTAPHEDFYLPNFMRNAVLGRRISDLFHPSILISSSDGESPVTKERILKVFQLAMACCSPSPSLRPNSKQILRKLEEIGK